The following is a genomic window from Aquificota bacterium.
TATGTAAGGTTTTATAAGCTCAAGAGCTTTGATAGCTTTAGTCCTGTCATCTTCTCTGATTAAACCGTGCTTTAGGAAAAGGCTATAGACCTCTGGCTCTTTCACAGCTTTTAATAGTAGCTCCTTACCTATAGGCTCCTCCTTCATAAGCCTGACAAGTTTAACTAAGGCTATTTTTGTGAACTCCTCAATGCTCTTTACGAGTTCCCCTACGATCTCTCTTTTTTCATCTTCAAACTCTCTAACCTTTTTAAGAAGTTCGTCTATCCTCTCTGCCAGTTTTTCAAAGCTAAGTTCTTCCGTCATAGCGAGCCTCCATGAGCGTTTGTATCTCTTCCAATATCTCCCTTATACCGGTCATTTCCTCTTCCATGCCGTACTTATTGAAAATACCAAAAGCCTCCGTAAGATGTTCTTTTGCTTCCGATAGCTTGCCTAAGTGTGCCAGAGCGTTGCCCATGTTGGCTAAAGTGCGCGCGTAGCCTATTTCATCTTTAACCTCTCTGCGATAGTTTAGCACCTCTCGGTATAGCTCAATGGCTTGCAGAAGATTTTTTGAAGGATTAGCCGTAGGCAGATACTGTAGTGCGTTAGCATAGTTCATGGTGGTGCTTGCCCATTCCTTAGGATACTTTTCCTTGGTAAACACTTTGAGTGCATTTTTAAGGCACTGTACTCCGTAAGCTAACCTGACCTGATCCTCAATATCACTGACGCCTGTGGATAGGTAAGCAAGCCCCATATTGTTGTTTATTAAAGCGTACATGTAAGGATCTCTGTCTAAGGTAAAGAAGTTAAGAGCTTCCCAATAATGTTTTACAGCTTCTGGTAGGTTTCCCATGGAGGAGTAAGCGTTCCCAAGATTAAAGTGAAGGTCCGCTTTTAAGAAGTCTGCACCCGTTTGGGATAATCTTTCTATCAGCTCTTCAAGGAGTGCAACTGTGGCGTAGTTTATACCTCTGTGTTCCATTAGCAACTTTGCCTTTTTGAGAAGTAGGTTTGCAGAAAAAAGAGGGGATGAGTTTTTTATAAGTTTTATTGCGCTATCAAGCAGTAAAAGAGCGTCTTCTATCTTTCCCTTTTTCTC
Proteins encoded in this region:
- a CDS encoding tetratricopeptide repeat protein → MNWREVFPQPVGIFPFPFDFLILPYWNGWKEYVDSILILKFEKLPPEWEILSAVKDGNWELAFACLSNIQEEDVKNYNLSLLTGHKQVLRDDVLSYMLDILFSDDFDIRDLGRDDLNALVLWRRAQVLEKKGKIEDALLLLDSAIKLIKNSSPLFSANLLLKKAKLLMEHRGINYATVALLEELIERLSQTGADFLKADLHFNLGNAYSSMGNLPEAVKHYWEALNFFTLDRDPYMYALINNNMGLAYLSTGVSDIEDQVRLAYGVQCLKNALKVFTKEKYPKEWASTTMNYANALQYLPTANPSKNLLQAIELYREVLNYRREVKDEIGYARTLANMGNALAHLGKLSEAKEHLTEAFGIFNKYGMEEEMTGIREILEEIQTLMEARYDGRT